Proteins from a single region of Corylus avellana chromosome ca11, CavTom2PMs-1.0:
- the LOC132166426 gene encoding uncharacterized protein LOC132166426 codes for MSSIISPHGVVLATAMAVSGTVFLLVLRLQKSLPPSQFPGDQIPHSSPPILRSCISTEGKKKKKKKRVQFAEDVVDPSGDGEEYRRQHAITNKSSSSSSSSSSSSSSSPPPKVEQRRGKNRGMPENRVALYNGILRDRVVQRLAYSF; via the exons ATGTCTTCAATAATAAGCCCTCATGGTGTGGTCCTGGCCACAGCCATGGCCGTCTCCGGCACCGTCTTCCTCCTCGTGCTTCGCCTCCAAAAGTCTCTCCCACCTTCCCAATTCCCCGGTGATCAAATTCCACACTCCTCACCGCCAATTTTACGTTCTTGTATCTCTACCG aggggaagaagaagaagaagaagaagagggtgCAGTTTGCAGAAGATGTGGTGGATCCAAGTGGGGATGGGGAGGAGTACAGAAGGCAGCATGCTATAACTAAcaagtcttcttcttcttcttcttcatcatcatcatcgtcaagTTCATCACCACCGCCAAAGGTAGAACAGAGGAGAGGCAAAAACAGAGGAATGCCTGAAAACAGGGTGGCTCTGTACAATGGAATTCTCAGGGATCGTGTCGTTCAGCGATTGGCCTACTCCTTTTGA
- the LOC132166466 gene encoding phospholipase D alpha 1-like — protein sequence MAKVLLHGTLHATIYEVDMLSDKGCCIFFCKLIESRETQGFGKGASKLYTTMDIGNARVARTRLVENENCNPQWSESFHIYCAHRASCILFSIKEGNHIGARVIGRASMPVDQELVNGEEVDRWLKILKTNHKPLHGGPKIHVKLQFFDATREFSWSRGIRSPKFPGVPYTFFTQRHGCRVTLYQDAHIPDKFIPKISLAGGGKNYEPHRCWEDVFDAISKAKHLIYITGWSVYTEITLVRDLRRQKPGGELTLGELLKKKASEGVRVLMLVWDDRTSVKLLKKDGIMATHDEDTGSYFHDTGVHCVLCPRNPGNDESIVQDLEVSTMFTHHQKIVVVDSEMPNIESEKRRIVSFIGGIDLCDGRYDTPFHSLFRTLNTAHHDDFHQPNFAGASIKKGGPREPWHDIHCRLEGPIAWDVLFNFEQRWRKQGMKDLLIQLRELDDIFIAPSPVMYPQDHETWNVQLFRSIDGGAAFGFPDAPEAAARAGLVTWKDNVIDRSIQDAYINAIRRAKSFIYIENQYFLGSSFCWDSHDIKIEEIGAVQLIPKELSLKIVSKIEAGERFSVYVVMPMWPEGIPKSASVQEILNWQKRTMEMMYKDIAQVLQSKGLKASPKEYLTFFCLGNRESKRSGEYEPSEKPEHDKAYSRAQQARRFMIYVHAKMMIVDDEYIIIGSANINQRSMDGARDTEIAMGAYQPFHLATKQPARGQIHGFRMALWYEHLGMLHNSFIQPESVECIQNVNGIAKKYWDLYSSETPPEHDLPGHLLSYPIDITENGEVTELPGTEFFPDTEARVLGSKELLPPILTT from the exons ATGGCGAAAGTGCTGCTGCATGGGACACTTCATGCTACAATCTATGAGGTTGATATGCTTTCTGACAAAGGTTGCTGCATTTTCTTCTGCAAG CTAATTGAAAGCAGAGAAACTCAAGGGTTTGGAAAAGGTGCTTCCAAGCTCTATACAACAATGGATATAGGGAATGCTAGAGTTGCCCGTACTAGACTTGTAGAAAATGAAAACTGTAATCCCCAATGGTCTGAGTCATTCCACATATACTGCGCTCACAGGGCTTCTTGTATTTTATTCTCTATCAAAGAAGGCAATCACATTGGAGCAAGAGTAATAGGTAGGGCTTCCATGCCTGTTGATCAGGAATTAGTAAATGGAGAAGAAGTAGACAGATGGCTTAAGATCTTGAAAACCAACCATAAACCTCTCCATGGAGGTCCTAAAATCCATGTGAAGTTACAATTTTTTGATGCCACCAGAGAATTTAGCTGGTCTAGAGGGATTAGAAGTCCTAAATTCCCTGGAGTTCCTTACACATTCTTCACACAGAGACATGGTTGCAGAGTTACTCTTTACCAAGATGCTCATATTCCAGACaaatttatcccaaaaatttctCTTGCTGGTGGGGGTAAGAATTATGAGCCACATAGATGCTGGGAAGATGTTTTTGATGCCATTTCTAAAGCAAAGCATTTGATATACATTACTGGATGGTCTGTATATACTGAGATCACTTTGGTAAGGGACTTGAGAAGACAAAAGCCTGGAGGAGAGTTGACCCTGGGGGAGCTTCTCAAAAAGAAGGCAAGTGAAGGGGTGAGGGTCCTGATGCTTGTTTGGGATGACAGAACTTCTGTAAAGTTACTAAAGAAAGATGGAATAATGGCTACTCATGATGAAGATACAGGAAGCTATTTCCATGACACCGGAGTCCACTGCGTTTTATGCCCCCGTAATCCCGGCAACGACGAAAGCATTGTTCAAGACTTGGAGGTTTCCACCATGTTCACTCATCACCAGAAGATTGTGGTGGTGGACAGTGAGATGCCCAATATAGAATCTGAAAAGAGGAGGATTGTGAGCTTTATTGGAGGTATTGATCTCTGTGATGGCAGATATGACACTCCCTTTCATTCCCTTTTCAGGACTCTAAACACAGCTCACCATGATGATTTTCATCAGCCCAACTTTGCTGGTGCCTCAATTAAGAAAGGTGGACCTAGGGAGCCTTGGCATGACATTCACTGCCGGTTAGAAGGACCTATTGCCTGGGATGTTCTATTCAATTTTGAGCAGAGATGGAGAAAGCAGGGCATGAAGGACTTGCTTATTCAATTAAGAGAGCTAGATGACATATTCATAGCCCCATCTCCAGTTATGTATCCCCAAGACCATGAAACATGGAATGTTCAATTGTTCCGGTCGATCGATGGAGGAGCCGCCTTTGGCTTCCCTGATGCTCCTGAGGCTGCAGCCAGGGCAGGTCTGGTCACTTGGAAGGATAATGTAATTGACAGAAGCATTCAGGATGCTTACATAAATGCCATTAGACGAGCAAAGAGTTTCATATACATAGAAAATCAGTATTTTCTTGGCAGCTCATTCTGCTGGGACTCGCATGACATTAAGATAGAGGAGATTGGTGCAGTGCAGCTCATTCCAAAGGAACTGTCACTAAAGATTGTTAGTAAGATTGAGGCAGGAGAAAGATTTAGTGTCTATGTTGTCATGCCAATGTGGCCAGAGGGTATCCCAAAGAGTGCATCAGTGCAGGAAATATTAAACTGGCAAAAGAGGACTATGGAGATGATGTACAAAGACATAGCTCAGGTCCTCCAATCCAAGGGGCTTAAGGCAAGCCCGAAGGAATATTTGACATTCTTTTGCCTTGGCAATCGAGAGAGCAAGAGAAGTGGAGAATATGAACCTTCAGAGAAACCAGAACATGATAAAGCTTACAGTAGAGCTCAGCAAGCCAGGCGCTTCATGATCTATGTTCATGCTAAGATGATGATAg TTGATGATGAATACATAATCATTGGATCTGCAAATATCAATCAGAGGTCAATGGATGGTGCCAGGGATACAGAGATTGCCATGGGAGCCTACCAACCATTTCACCTGGCCACCAAGCAGCCAGCTAGAGGCCAAATCCATGGATTTCGAATGGCATTGTGGTATGAGCACTTGGGCATGCTACATAACTCCTTCATTCAACCAGAGAGTGTAGAATGTATCCAAAATGTAAACGGGATTGCCAAAAAGTACTGGGATCTCTACTCCAGTGAGACACCACCAGAGCATGACTTGCCTGGCCATTTGCTCAGTTATCCCATTGACATTACTGAAAATGGAGAGGTCACAGAGCTACCTGGGACTGAATTCTTCCCAGACACAGAGGCTAGAGTTCTTGGATCCAAGGAGTTGCTTCCTCCAATTCTCACTACTTGA
- the LOC132165632 gene encoding uncharacterized protein LOC132165632, giving the protein MLKGKLKLPVPEKARRAFPDRLGSLVVGFDDKEDESGGSDLIFEPGEELETFHPNGLGSDRESDGENEKFHEELDVRVRPRPDRDGAGPVSASQVIAADEKRSDLEYELSQPEINLEKLQRIASTGLPDGGSLRATAWKLLLGYLPPSRDLWEKELTENRQKYAKLKGELLKSPSELTRRNDEELSSKEQHFDSDVDGPLRRQKISQEEDHPLSLGKASVWHQYFQHSEIVEQIDRDLQRTHPDMKFFSGDSSFSRKNREAMRNILLLFAKLNPAIRYVQGMNEVLSPVYYVFSTDTDEQNAANAEADSFSCFVRLLSDSVDHFCQQLDNSSVGILSTLSRLSELLNANDEELWRHLEFTTKVRPQFYAFRWITLLLTQEFNFQSILRIWDSLLSNPFGVQDMLLRVCCAMLLCVKSRLLSGDFVANIKLLQHYPDINIEHLLQVAQDLTPDTSSYRLSP; this is encoded by the exons ATGCTCAAAGGCAAGCTCAAGCTTCCGGTCCCTGAGAAAGCCCGCCGGGCCTTCCCTGACCGGCTCGGCAGCTTGGTCGTTGGTTTCGACGACAAAGAGGATGAATCTGGAGGCTCTGATTTGATATTCGAGCCCGGAGAAGAGCTCGAGACCTTTCATCCCAACGGTCTCGGATCTGATAGAGAGAGCGATGGTGAAAACGAGAAATTTCACGAAGAATTAGATGTAAGAGTCCGGCCCAGACCCGATAGAGATGGGGCGGGTCCGGTTTCAGCGTCGCAAGTCATTGCGGCCGACGAGAAAAGATCCGATCTTGAATACGAG CTCTCTCAACCGGAGATTAATTTGGAAAAGTTGCAAAGAATTGCTAGTACAGGGCTTCCCGATGGAGGAAGTTTGCGTGCGACGGCTTGGAAG CTACTCTTAGGTTATTTACCTCCTTCTCGTGACCTATGGGAAAAGGAGCTGACTGAGAATCGGCAGAAGTATGCTAAGCTAAAAGGGGAACTTCTCAAGAGTCCT TCAGAACTCACTAGGAGAAATGATGAAGAACTTAGTTCTAAGGAGCAGCACTTTGACAGTGATGTGGATGGGCCACTAAGGCGTCAAAAAATCTCTCAAGAAGAAGACCATCCTTTGAGCCTTGGTAAAGCAAGTGTATGGCATCAATACTTTCAG CACTCAGAAATTGTAGAACAGATTGATCGTGATTTGCAACGCACACACCCAGATATGAAGTTCTTCTCAGGAGACTCATCATTCAGTAGAAAAAACAGA GAAGCAATGAGAAATATTCTTCTCCTGTTTGCAAAATTGAATCCTGCAATCCGTTATGTGCAAGGCATGAATGAGGTCTTGTCACCAGTCTACTATGTGTTTAGTACTGACACTGATGAGCAAAATGCT GCAAATGCAGAAGCTGatagtttttcttgttttgttcgACTCTTGAGTGACTCAGTGGATCACTTTTGTCAACAATTGGATAATAGTTCCGTGGGTATCCTTTCCACCCTTTCCCGCTTATCAGAGTTATTAAATGCCAATGATGAGGAATTGTGGCGGCATCTTGAATTCACAACCAAG GTGAGGCCCCAATTCTATGCATTCAGGTGGATCACATTGCTGCTTACTCAAGAATTCAATTTTCAATCCATCTTGAGAATTTGGGATTCTCTTTTGAGCAATCCTTTTGGTGTTCAG GATATGCTTCTAAGAGTCTGCTGCGCAATGCTGCTGTGTGTTAAGAGCAGGCTACTGAGTGGAGATTTTGTGGCTAACATAAAGCTTTTACAGCACTACCCTGATATCAACATAGAGCATCTTCTCCAAGTAGCTCAGGATCTCACTCCCGACACATCTTCCTATCGCCTCTCCCCTTAG
- the LOC132166565 gene encoding ethylene-responsive transcription factor WIN1-like: MVRSKKFRGVRQRHWGSWVSEIRHPLLKRRIWLGTFETAEEAARAYDQAAILMSGRNAKTNFPITQISAGEPMRSEDPPPSPPKDLSEILHAKLRKCSKATSPSMTCLRLDTESSHIGVWQKRAGQRSDSNWIMTIQLGNKNAAVDGADQNSSLPLSSDSRPAFTGLELRAEMDEEERIALQMIEELLNGNCPSPSGEENFYL, encoded by the exons ATGGTGCGTTCAAAGAAGTTCAGAGGCGTTAGGCAGCGTCATTGGGGCTCCTGGGTCTCCGAAATACGCCACCCTTTGCT GAAGAGAAGGATATGGCTAGGCACATTTGAGACAGCCGAAGAGGCAGCTCGAGCGTACGACCAAGCCGCCATTTTGATGAGCGGCCGCAACGCCAAAACCAACTTCCCGATAACTCAAATATCGGCTGGGGAGCCGATGAGGAGCGAGGATCCGCCGCCGTCGCCGCCAAAGGATTTGTCAGAAATCCTGCATGCAAAGCTTCGGAAATGTAGCAAGGCCACATCGCCGTCCATGACTTGTCTTAGGCTCGACACCGAGAGCTCTCATATCGGCGTGTGGCAGAAACGTGCCGGTCAACGCTCTGACTCGAATTGGATCATGACCATTCAGCTGGGGAATAAGAATGCCGCCGTGGACGGTGCTGATCAAAACAGTTCGTTGCCTTTGTCTTCCGACTCCCGGCCCGCGTTTACCGGGCTGGAACTCCGAGCAGAGATGGATGAAGAGGAGAGAATCGCCCTGCAAATGATAGAAGAGCTTCTCAACGGGAATTGTCCTAGCCCTTCAGGAGAGGAAAACTTTTACCTCTAA